The segment TAATAATTTCAGGAACCATTGAGCACTGAACATAGAGTGACAAAGCAGGTGCAGAAATGAAGCAAAAGGAGTTGGTGCAGCACTCATGTGCTGGTTTGGCAGCAGCAGGATGTGGATACACTGCTCAGAACTGGGGATCTGTGAAGCAGTGGGACTGCAATAGTCAGATACACTTCTGATCATCATTCAACTGACCAAAAAATCCCATACCTAGATATCTTTACATTGTGTGAATCTCCTAAAGACAATACAAAACAGATTTTGCCTGCAGAGCCTTGTGTTCGAGTTCCATTAGATGTGTGCTAAAGAAATTTGGGGAACTCCAGGAAAATACCAAGTCACTCATTTGAGCATGCTGTGCTACTAAGTTGGGGTTCCATGCTTTGATTGATGCAGGTTATTGCAGAATGTCATTTTTTGGTACCTCCTTGTCACAGAGctgcctctcctcccctccctgtgTTTTGCAGCCCGAGAGGCTGCAGGGCACTCACTACTCGGTGCAGTCAGACATCTGGAGCATGgggctgtccctggtggagatGGCCATTGGCAGGTACCCCATTCCCCCTCCTGACtccaaggagctggagctgatgtTTGGCTGCCCCGTGGAGGGAGATTCTCCAGTCACAGAGACCTCGCCCCGGCAGAGAGCGCCCGGCCGGCCCATGAGCTGTGAGTCACAACCTCTCCTCATTTCCTGACAGCTTCAAGGTGCTTTTAACTcatcctgggctgcacaggggggATTTGAACTTCTACAAATCAGGGGTGTGTTGGGCACCCGGCTCAGCTTCactgtgaggagcagagcaccAGAGACCTTTGGGTGGTGGCTcttgtgagcagccccagcactgagaTGGGGCTGCTCAAAATGCCCAATGGTGCCTTTGGAACCCTGGCTgtgagaatttcagatttctgtgctgccaggcactgacccatGAGAGagcactgcattgacctgaggctgtagagaaggcttccaaaacggaatgatggaactgggattgtgggtgtgcaGTTTGGATAGAAATGTGTAATATCACTTAGTAAAAAACACAGAGTTTAAGGTTTTAGAGTATAAGAAGATATAATAAAAAAGATATGAAAGATATATATAAACAaggagatagatagatagatagatagatagatagatagatagatagatagatagatagatagatagatagatagaataaAACAAGATATAAAAGATACATATAAAACAAGATAGAAGTTTTAGGGCAGAAGCTGGTCCTTCTTCTTCgcctccttcttcatgggtttgggtggttttgtgtaattggataaaaagtccACATTGTGAGCCACAAGTAGTTAGTTAttaggttaaaagtaaaaataattgaaGTGTCATTTCCTAATTAGACAGTTTGTCCTTAAAAAGCCTTGTAGAGAGAAAGATAGAACTCCATTTTTAGTTTTAAGTGCTGCAAAACTCAAAATTTGTGAGACTATAATATAaataagaactaataaacatctgagtctgaaCAAGAAACACCATCTGacacatttaatcccaaccttaacaaaaaaaccccaaaactccacaaAGTGCTGCCCTATGTGAGGACCAAACTCAGAACCTTCAGATTTCATAATCTGATTTTAAAAAACTGATAAAAACCTGAAAAACCACTCTGAAATCCCAGTCTGGTGCTCTGGTTTTCTCCAAGGTGCTGATCCCAGTGCAGCAGGATGATCCCAGTGAAGTGAGTGCTTTGGGTCAGACCTGGAAATGTCTCCTTGCACGAAAGCATTTATTTCCCTGTTGCTCCTTTTCCCTGTAAATCTGCTGGGTGCCAGAAGTGTCAGGCCTGGGTTTCCTACAGCACCCCTAAAGCCATGCAGGGAGAGTGACACTGATCCAAATTTCTCCCATTTCTCTCCCATTTCTTCCCAGCCTATGGATCAGACAGCAGACCCCCAATGGCAATCTTTGAACTCCTGGATTACATCGTCAATGAGGTAATTTATAAACTTAAAAATCTGTTCTTCACAGCTGTAAACTCTGAAAGCATCCTGGAATTTGGGGTCGGTGCTGTTTAGTCTGGTTTAGCCTTATGACAGTCACAATTCTCTTCTCTTTCAAAGCAAAAAGCATGCTCATGTTAGCTGTCATTTGTAGCAGCTGGATAACAATTGTTCCAGCTGGATGAATTATTGACAACTGTCCAGCTCACCCATTGAAAGGCACAGTTGGTGTCTGGGTCCCTGCATTGCCTGTGCCATGATAAATTGATAAATTGCTTCTGTAACTCATCTGCTTGCACAATTCTCTCAGATTACAAATCTGTTTTGCATATTATATAAACCCCAATCTGCCAGCACTGACTCTGGGGATGGAGTTGCATTGAATCACTGCAGCTGCTGTGATCCTGTGTTGCAGCACCCCTGAAGGGTCAGTTTGGGCTGAAAAGCTGCAGTAATTCAGAGTTTGGCAATATTTTCTTGTGCCACCTCTGACTGAGCACAAACTtcttcagcaggagctgctccctccaGCACAGGCTGTGCTCCAGTCAGGGAGGGGTGCAGGCCTTGTCTGCCCTGTGCATAAAATGACCTCAGTGTGAGGATGGGAACTTATCCCTGAGCCTGTGGCCTGAGGATGAGGCAATGATGTGCAGGTTTATGCAGTCCCCCTTCTTTATTTGTCAGAATTCTGTCTGAATTCAGAGCCTGAACCAACTCATTGCCAGGGACAGAAAAGTGACATCCAAAGGATTATGGAACTAATGATGTGCAGGGCATCTTCCCTCAGCACTGTGGGGAATGACAGGGTGCTAATTAGTGCTCTGAGCCTTCCTTAATGAGAGCTGAGGCTGTTCTCCCCCCATCcaggtgtgtatgtgtgtgtgtgtggagaaaacagaacaaccaaccaaccaaaacccaacaaaacccaccCCTACCAGGGAAAGTCTGGTTTAGAGCAATAACCCAGATCAGCCAGGGTTGCACAGCTTTGCTCAGATGGGGACATCTAACTGTCCCATACTGAATGATTGCTGATGTTAAAACTGTATTTATTTATTACAGCCACCTCCAAAACTGCCCAATGGTGTCTTTGGTTCTGAATTTCAAGATTTTGTTAACAAATGGTGAGTATCTTCTCTATTTTCTGTGTGCTGAGTGGCAGAGGGACATGCTGGGCTCAGCTTTGTCTGTCAGGCCCTTGGCAGTCGAGTCCCTGCTCCAGGCCAGGGCAAATGTAAGGATTGCAATCAGCATAATCAATCCTGTTTGGGTGTTAATTACCTCACAGGCAGCAGGTGCATCCAGAGGAGCCCCAAGGCTGGGGGATATTCCCCTCTTTAGCCCTGAATTTGTGCAGCTCAGAGCAGTCCTTAGGGAGTGACCCCAGCACAAACAGCTTCTGCAGGGCTCAGACACCTCCTCCTGCAGTGCTGGGCCATGGGCTGCTCAATCCTGCAGGCTCCAGGGGTTTTTCCTTGCCCATGAGCCAGCACCTTCATCCCAGCAGCCATTCCccatctcctcacagccccagctgcacctCAGTGGTGCCAGCACTGAACCAGTGCTAAGGGGGCAGCTCATTGCAGTTCAAGTGTTTGTTTATTGATAAAATATCTCTATTTACAGCTTCCAAAAGGAAGGACAGTCATGCAATAGCTCTACTTGATCCTGAACTTGAGGAGACTTGGGGCAAAGAAACGTGAGGGATAAAAAGGGGTTCATGTGGATTTAGTTGAAATGGGATTTATCTCCCCAGCTTGGTTTACACAATCATCAGTCTCAGACAATCAGGATTTCTTACCTGGAGCTGTGGAACCCCCAGAAGGGAACTGCAGGCTCCCATCTCTGTCTGAGAGGCACCTGGTGCCTTTGCTGAGTGGTGTCAGACCAGAGCAGTCCAACCAACAGGACACACCTGGAGCCTTATTTTAAAAGATAATGGGGTGTAACTTGTGCACcactttgtgttttcccagtttAATTAAGAATCCTGCTGAAAGAGCTGACTTGAAGCAGCTGATGGTGAGTGAAGGTTTTTAATCTgatctcagagccctttcccaggcAGGTTGGGTTCCTCAGCTGGCCCAGAGCAGTGGCTTGAGGGTGGCTGGTGGCCCAAGAGCAGCTCAGCTTGGGCAGGAGCAGCTTTTCTGAGCTAGAGACCGAGGGGCTGCAGGTCTCACACCTCCTACAAGAGGGACTGTCAAGGAAACCAAAACCTGGTGGGTTGTGGAGTCTGCCATTTGATAATCACAATGGGTGACTTAATTAATTAACAAAAGAATTCTCTCTTGAGTCTATTAGTTAATAATAAAGTATTGATTAATACTTTTAGAAGGACAAAAGAATAAAGCTCCACATACCATATGGACtaattaaatacatttttaatcaTCTGTTGTGAAACACAAAATTTGTCACTTTTTTACCAGCTTTGTCTGGCAAAGTCTGTAGAACTCAGCACATATCCTGCATTTTTCTCTGTGTAAAATAACCAGATCAGTCTCAGTGCATCTTTTTATGATTTTAAGTGTAATGCCAGCACTTCAGTTGTACTGCAGGTTTCCCCTGACCCTGCTGCACAATAATGGTGCAAAATGCAAAGCGACTCTTTTTATCACAAAAAGCCTTTTAGTGCCCAGGCAGACACTTTCCAGAGTATTACCCTGAGTGCCTGAGCCACATCCTCCTCTTTTCTGTGGTGCAGAGGCACGGGCAGGATTCCTCTGGGACACTGTGCCTGGTGCTGGCTGTTCCCTTTCTGAGGGAATTTCTCCACGTGCCCTGTGAAGTGTCACAGCTCGGTTGCTCCAGGCAGATTTGTGGGTGCTCCTGAGGGCTGCCCTCGATCAGCCTGAGGGCTGGCACCCTGACCCTGTTCTCCTGTGCCCAGATCCATGCTTTCATCAAGAGATCCGAGGCGGAGGAGGTGGATTTTGCGGGGTGGCTCTGCTCCACCATCGGCCTTAACCAGCCCAGCACCCCCACGCACGCCGCCGGCGTCTGAGCCTGGGGCCAGCTCCTGGACTGTACCTCTGGTGACAACCACGCTCTCCTGGTCCTCTCTCCTCAGCTTGTACCTGTTCCAACATGTATTTCACCTCTTGAGGAAGAATGTCTTGATAGCATGTGCCAAAACGGTTTTAAATCTCGTCCTAAACTAATTGGTATCGTTCCGGGTTCCGTCGTTCACTGACCAAATGTAAGCTGTGTAAGTTCCAGTGCTTGCTGATTTTAGGTGATTATGGATATTCTTTCTTAATGAAAATATCACTGGGGCAGGGGGGGTCGGCCCCTGGCTTGTTTGAACCTTATCAAGACTCTTTGTAAATCGTTGGTACTTCAATCATGCTTTCCCCGAGCTCCTGGGCTCGGGATCGGGATGCTCCGAGCCTGTCTGTGAGCATGCtttgctgctgcccagctctTCCCAAAAGTTAGGCTCCAATTTTGCTGTTGTCTAGAGATCTCTCTCTCTTTGCAGGTGAAGAAGGCAAGAGCTCTGCATTTCTCAGAATGCACAGGGCAATATTCTAATTGTAGACTTGTtcatatttctatatttatttttcaaacatatcaTCATCCTTGGATTTAGTGATGTACGTCTTTCTAATTGATTTTTAAAAGTTAGTTCTTGGAAGTGTTCTATGGAATCAAGACAATGATCCAAGCACTTTGCTTTCTTTTAACCTAAAGAGTCATGACAACTGTGTTTAGTGTCTAAAAGTGTATGAAAATCCTTTATTGTTTTATTCTCTCAGATGTTTAGCAATGGGTTCTCTTAATAAATATATTATCAAGTAACTTCTTGAAGCTTTTTTTAAAACTTGACCAAAGCTTTTAATCTGGTCACTGCATTATAAATTTCAGCTCTTTGAAAGGATGCTTGGGATGAGGAAATGCCTGAAATTCTTCCCCAGAAGGAATCCCCATCAGCGGGCCATGAACTTCCACATGGCCAAAGGATCAGGTATcaaagggctggcacagccctggccagcaggggcaggaaatGACTCATGGACAATCCAGgcctgtgctggctgcagtgAGACCTGAAGTGACAGCTGGGAGGGTGTAAATTAAACTCTTTCCTGAGCTTTACCTACCCCAGCAAACAGAGCCTTTTACTGTTTGCTAAAGAAACGCACAGCAAGGTTTGGGAGGCTGAACTCCCACTTTGGCTTGTTCCCCCAGACAGCAATAATTTGGGCACTGCAAGCACAGCTGTAAGGACAGCAGGAAAAGAACTTTATTGCAACATGCACTACAACTGGGCTGTTCAAATCCAAAAGCACTCGTTCACAAAAGCAGCAGGAATTCTATCCATCAAAACTACTCTGGACCATGCTGGGCACACATAACATTTTTCAACAGTCAAAATTACCCTCTGGAGTTGAAATGTGTCAAGAAAGACCAGGATGGCTCTTCACACACATCACTGCAAGGGTTTATTTGACCACAGCAGTTTTGGCTCAGACTTCTGGGATTTTTTACCTGTCAGGCTTGGGAAAGCTCTCTTAAACAATCTCTTCACTCTTGTTCTGAATTCCTTCATTAAGACATTCAGGATCCTCAAAACCCAAATAGTCTTTAGTACAGGATGAAGCCACATTTACAGCCCAACAGTTTCCATTGGTACAAACCAAACAAGAGCCAAATTAACATTAAACAGTGGCAGGAATTCACTGGAGGCTGAATGTCAGTTCTGACCACCCCCAGGATACCAGACACTTTTCCAAATGCAAGAATTGTGGAGATTTCACATCACTTTCCATTTATAACTAAGTTCTTAAACTCCTCATGCTCCTCCTTGAGAATCACATGAAATCAGACGACCTGGCCTTGATTTGTGAGGTTAcaatgagagaaaaataaaataacagcaATTTAAGAGTATTAGCTTAGTACGAGCACCACGGATCATTTCTTAGTCTACAATTTGTGGACAAACAAAAGGCTCCTTGCTGCTGCTCTGAAGGAGCTGAAGTAGAAAGTCCTGCTCTGGGACAGACTGACAGAGCTGAAGAGCACCAGGGGGACAGAGAGAcctccctgctgtgcccagaactgggctgacactgggaggcctctgGGAGTAACTCCATGGAActgagaacacagcagctgcaggctgGAGACAGCCCTGGACACATCTTTTCTCATCTTTCTGTATCTTAAACTGCCAGTTTAGGCAAATGAGGTTAGGATGTTatcactggggcagcagcagctccaggacctGGATTTGTTTCTCACATCAGGAAGTGAGAACAGACAAGTTATTGCTTTTAGTGCATGTGTTAATTGGTCTGGTTGATCATTTGCTTCTCCCCTCCACATACAGAGATGTTGTAAGAGCTACATTAGGTTTGAAATGTGGAATGGATTATGCTACATATTTGTGCAGCAGATtttcattctttcaacatctgagGCAAGATGTGCCCAGCCTGGGAAGTTCCCGTGTTCAGTGTCACTGCCCTCGACTCTGACATGTCAAACAGTTCATACCCACACAGCACAACATGGAAATCACTCGGTGAGTTTCAGATGAATGAAGAAGAAATTCCTGAGTCTGTATTAAAAACCATCTCTGATCTCTCAAGAATCagattcctcctcctcttcctcctcctcctctttatcATCCTGAAGACTGAGGTGTAACTCAGTTTGATTGATGGCAGCCTCATTGTCCATCTGCCCAAGAgtctgtcagagaaaagggctgatTACTAAACCCAGCACAGACACCAAACACTTCCCAAATCACTAACAAAAATGTTACAGCTGTGTAGTTACTGTTAATGAAAGATGCCAGAGGGGCCCAGCACAGCAACAAGGCCCTGCTCTCCATGGCAAAGCtgcacctgggccaggctggccAGGTATTGAGTGAAAAGCAGCAGCACCTGTGCCTCCACCCCAGGGTCACAAGCATTAAACAGAATATTTAACACGTGGGGAACTGAGCCTGCAGCACACAGCTATTTCCCAATGCCCCTGGAAACACCGTGCTGCTTTTGGGGATGGGAAAAGGTGAAACCCTTGAAACAAACCAGCAGCAAAACTGACATTGTACAGCTGAGTTTGCAGTGATGGGAAGCATCAATGAGGTGACACAAGGAGCTGCACAGGAGAACCACgcagagctctgctcctgctcccagccagccGTGGGGCCCCCTCCGAGCCCAGGGGCCCCCTTACCTGCTGAGTGTCCtcggccagggctggcaggggcacagAGACGTCCTCCTCGCCGGCCCTGATCATGGACTGCAGCGCCAGCTCCTCCACCTGCAGGGAGCGCAGTGAGCACTGCCGGCATTGTCACCACATCCCGGCATTGTCACCATACCCCGGCATTGGCACCGCAGCCCCGGCCCTGGCACCACATCCCGGCCCTGGCACCGCAGCCCCGGCCCTGGCACACCCCCCTGCCTGACCCTGCTTATCACTTCCCCCTCGGAACTCTGGGCTTTTTTACCTGTTAAAGCTTCGTTAAATCTCCTGCTCTATATTCTGTTCTAAGCTCCTTTATTATGATATGCATGAGTCTCTAAAGCCAAGCAGTCTTCAGTTGCACTCCTCAAACtatcccttctccatccctcaCCTAAGGCAAACCCTGCACTCACATTTACCTCTTAGAGACGTATCCTGCTCATACTCACAATTACATTTATCTCTTGATGTATCCTGCATACACTCACATTTACCTCTTAGCAATGTATCCTGCTCATAGTCACATTTATCTCTAGATGTACCCTACACACATTCACATTTACGTCTTAGAGATGTATCCTGTGCTCACTCACATTTATCTCAATGTACCCTACATGCATCACACTCATTTACCACTTACAGACATATCCTACATACACTCACACATTTATCTCTTAATGTACATCTTCACTCACAATTACAGGTACCTCTAACAGATATACCCTACACACATTCGTAATTACATTTACCTCTTTGAGATGCACCCTGCGCAATTACAGTTATCTCATTTAGGTGTACCCTGCACTCAACTGCATTCACCTCTTTGAGATATACCCTGCACACAGTTACATTTACCTCTCAGAGCACCGCAGATGGATCCCCCTTTCCCAGAGCACCCGTGAGCAATTCCCCGCTCCCTCCCCCCATTGCCGGCGGAGCGCGGCCGCCCGGGGCCGAGGGGCAGGCCCGGCCGCGCGGGGCTGAGGGGCAGGCCCGGCCCcgccgttcccgttcccgtccccaggccgcccccgcagccccggcaggccCCGCGCACCCGCAGCCGGCGGAGCTGGTCGTGCAGCGCCGCCTTGACCCGCAGCAGCGTCTCCTCCTCGCGGCGCAGCTCCTGCAGCCGGCTCAGCATCGTCCCCGCCGGGGCACCGACCGACCGCCCCGCCCCCTGACGTCACGGCCCGCCCGCCTGACGTCACACCGCCACAGCGCCGCACCGCTGCCGCCCCCGCGCGGCCACCGCCGGTCACTGCACGCGCGGGCTCGGCCTCAGCCAcgccgccctcctcctcctcctcctcgccccgGAAGTTCGAACGCTGCTCGCACACGCACACCCGACACAGCTTTCCGTATTCCGACAATGTTTATTAGCGACAGCCCGCGGGCACAGCCCCCGCGGGGACCCCGGGGCAGCACGGCAGCGGTTATGCCTTGGCCTCGGCCTTTGCCGCGGGCTTGGCGGCCTTGGCTGTCTTGGCCTTCTTGGCAGGGGGCTCTGCCTTGGTTGCAGCCGGGGCCTTGGCAGCTGCCAGCTTGGCCAGGGCCTTGGCTTTCTTCTCTTCCTTGAGTTTGTGCTAGAACAGACAGAGAGATGATCAGTCAGGGCACCACCtgaagcccagccccagccccggcaccCACTCACGTTCTGCGCGTGCCGCAGGATGGTGTTGCGCCGCATGGTTTTGGCATACGGGTTCAGCTTGATCATGATTCTCAGGTTCTTCAGTGGGTTCTTCTTCAGGACTCTGCGCTGAATCTTCTTCCTAAAAAGCACAGCCACGTTGTATCATCAGTGTATTTCGCAATGCCACTTCAGCTAAATTCCCCCTGAGATCTAGTCAACTGCTATTCCTTGGGTTGAAACCCAGAAATTAGGAAATCCCAGCCTGAAACCAATTTCAAACCTCACTGCACAGCCTTTGTTCATGAAATCAAATCACTCACTTTGGAGCACGCAGGGCCTTCTGGATTTCCTGGCTTCTCATGATTCTTCCAATATCCGTATTGGTCATCTTGTGCATGGGCAGGCTGCAAAACACACGTTCAGAGTGTGAGTGGGTGATAAAACCGTGGCTAATTCACCACAACCAGGCATCCAGGAGCAAGCCCCAGTGTCCCTTTTCCTGGGAAAGGGGGAACCTTCCTGCCCCCCTGGCTGACTCACTTGTAGTCGCTCTTGAGCGTGGCTGCCTTGCGCCAGGTGCCGTACAGATCGTCCAGCTTGCGGAACGCGCTCTCGGTCCAGATGCAGAAACGCCCCACGTGGCCCCCGGGAGCCAGGCGCAGCAGGTTCAGCTTGTTCACGTTCAGCAGAGTGATTCCTGCAGGAAAGCAGGCAAAGCGACCCCTTCAGTTTGTGATTAAAATTGAGGATTGTGAGGCTAAGCAGTAGATAAGATGCAGAAAGAGACTGGGGGTTTTTGGCTTTGATATTACATAGCTACACATACCTCAGTATGAACATCTACtcaattttaaattaataataaGCCTATTTCCAGCAGCAAACTAACCAGCCTCATTTTTAATTGCCCCAAACACAGTTGAGGGCTGGAACAGCTGCAATATTTGTCACAAAACCCCTAAACATCACCTCACCAGGTTCTTACAAAGATCAACCACTGCAGCCAGTCAGCACTTCCACTCAATCATGTGTTTCAGAAACACGGACCATGAAGTGGAATCTCATCATtccaggcagtgtcccagcagaggAGGGAGTGTGTCCCAGGTTAGTTACCGGGGATGTTCCGGAAAGCTCTGATGATGCCGTTGTCCTCGTTGTAGATGATGCAGGGTCCCCTGCGCTGGATGCGGCGGCGATTCCTCATCTTGCCCTTCCCCGCCCGCATGCGCTGGGAGGCGTAAACCTGGGAAAAGCAGAAACTCAACATCCCAGAggcccacagcccagcagccagaCCCGACACAACGTGGTCAGAACTTCACCATCGTCACTGCAGATCTGCAACACGGACCGGTGACATGTTCATCATTCTCCAGAGTCAAAGCACAGAACTATTCAGAATTCCTACTCTAATACCCGCACAGCTGAATCACCTGGGTTCTGCCCTTCAGATCACACCTTCTCAGCTCACCTTTTTGATGTCATTCCAAGCTTTAAGCttcttcaggaggagaacagCTTCCTTGGTCTTCTTGTAGCCCTCAACTTTGTCCTCAACAACCAGAGGAAGTTCTGGAATCTCCTCGATACGATGGCCTAGAGAGGATTTCACAAGACACTCAGTGCTGCTCACTGACCTTGGCTGGACCATTCTTCAAGGTTATTTTTTTGTATATTCATAAATAACATATGATAAATTAGATTAATGATAGAAATTCATGAAATGAAGTCCAGCAcagtaaccagagcagtgaagttcCAGTGGTCTTACAGGTCTCACACAGGACTTTGTGTACCCGAGTGTTAAGTCTTTGCCTCCATGAACAGAAATCCAATTGCACTGCAAGAGTCCATCTAGGCCACCACAAGTACCCAACACTGCTCAGACAAACAAGTGCAGAGGCAGATTTCTCACCTTTAGACAtgaccagggctggcagggcagaggcagccagagcagagcagatggCGTAACGCTTCTGCGTGATGTTCACCCTGCGGTGCCAGCGCCGCCAGGTCTTGGTCGGGGCGAACATGCGGCCACCACGACACATCTGGGAGCTGCAGTTAAGGACAACTTTGTGGAGCTTTCTTATCCCAAAGTGACTCCTCATTGCTTGCTCAGCATTAATGGGTCGTCAACCACCTGTGCCAGGATTCTGACAGCAGGCAactgtccctgggcacagggtaAGGCGCAAATTACGACATCATGGCAAGACAGAATTTGGGAATCACATCACATCAATGTGAGCTGCAGCCATTTCCTCAAGAAAAAGATTCCATCTCACATTTAGATAATTAAAAACGTTTCTGCTGGTTGAGCTCAGTGCCCCCAAAGCCAGCGCAGCCATGGAAGGATACGTTGCCAAAGGCACCCTGGCCAGAGCGGTGAGTGCCACCACCCCGGACACGCGGGATTCGAGCAACAGCTCTGCCAGTACCCCATGATTCAGCACTGGTCTGGTGACCtgcaacagagagagagagagggacatCGTGAGGGTCATCCAGGTGACACCACTGCCATGCTCCCACAGCGAGTTCTGATCACTCAGGGCACTGATCAGAACTTCCACCCAATCATGTGTTTCAGAAACACGGACCAATGAAGTGGAATCTCATCATGTCAGTGTAACAAATCTTGAGCAGGAAAACTTAATCCTAGTCTGTTAATGTACCTGATTCTGACCTAAGATCTTTAAGACTTATTTTAAGCTTGATCCTCAATCTGGAGGTCTGATTTGGCACTGCTATACGTAGCAAGTTAGGATGTTTGTGTGAAACATAGAAATAAGGTTTAAAAGGCATGTTCCTAGCACAGACTGCTTGGGAAGCAAAAGTTATCTACACAAACAACAGAAGCAAATCTAACAAATGCCCATTTGCAGTTTTTCCTTGGACAATGCCTCAAGCAAGTCTCACGAGGTCAATGTAGAGCAGGGATTTCACCTGGAACACTTTCAGCCATGTTATGTTTTTCCTGCAATGATGATTTCATCTGAGGACTACAATACCTCCCTCCAGCAACGTGCACTTCAAGCAAGACCATAGAATACCCAAAAATACCACCTTGATGCTCCTCAGAATAATAAAACTGCTGCATTTTAAACCATTTAAAACCACACTGTTAACAACTGGCCTTGC is part of the Melospiza melodia melodia isolate bMelMel2 chromosome 15, bMelMel2.pri, whole genome shotgun sequence genome and harbors:
- the RPL4 gene encoding large ribosomal subunit protein uL4 → MACARPLISVYSEKGEASGKNVTLPAVFKAPIRPDVVNFVHTNLRKNNRQPYAVSELAGHQTSAESWGTGRAVARIPRVRGGGTHRSGQGAFGNMCRGGRMFAPTKTWRRWHRRVNITQKRYAICSALAASALPALVMSKGHRIEEIPELPLVVEDKVEGYKKTKEAVLLLKKLKAWNDIKKVYASQRMRAGKGKMRNRRRIQRRGPCIIYNEDNGIIRAFRNIPGITLLNVNKLNLLRLAPGGHVGRFCIWTESAFRKLDDLYGTWRKAATLKSDYNLPMHKMTNTDIGRIMRSQEIQKALRAPKKKIQRRVLKKNPLKNLRIMIKLNPYAKTMRRNTILRHAQNHKLKEEKKAKALAKLAAAKAPAATKAEPPAKKAKTAKAAKPAAKAEAKA
- the SNAPC5 gene encoding snRNA-activating protein complex subunit 5, encoding MLSRLQELRREEETLLRVKAALHDQLRRLRVEELALQSMIRAGEEDVSVPLPALAEDTQQTLGQMDNEAAINQTELHLSLQDDKEEEEEEEEESDS